In a genomic window of Dyadobacter fermentans DSM 18053:
- a CDS encoding class I SAM-dependent methyltransferase codes for MSIVVSTIKFHNNQQLDYFGHKIKQTMIPVSSPYVRRHVKEVIDFAGIKKSDRIIDVACGMGKYTLSFLAQGYKVEGLDLSPFLLQQLLVYNDNKFPVKLHAADILDAPEELNEQFDVVMGFMALHHFHSLHACFQAMHRIARPGAKLVFLEPNAYNPLYYLQIAFTPGMSWEGDKGVADMTKKKLFDAMAYAGWSNPKIKRFGFYPPFLANSGFGQKSEPVLEKIPGLNSFLPFQIITAEKR; via the coding sequence ATGAGCATTGTCGTTTCCACCATCAAGTTTCACAACAACCAGCAACTCGATTATTTCGGGCATAAGATCAAGCAAACCATGATCCCTGTTTCGTCCCCGTACGTGCGCAGGCATGTGAAGGAAGTGATCGATTTCGCCGGGATCAAAAAGTCGGACCGGATCATCGACGTGGCTTGCGGGATGGGTAAATACACACTCAGCTTTCTGGCGCAGGGCTACAAGGTGGAAGGCCTCGATCTTTCGCCGTTTCTCTTGCAGCAGTTGCTGGTGTACAACGATAATAAATTTCCGGTAAAACTGCACGCTGCCGACATTCTGGACGCGCCCGAGGAGCTGAACGAGCAGTTCGATGTGGTAATGGGTTTTATGGCTTTGCACCATTTTCACAGCCTGCATGCATGCTTCCAGGCCATGCACCGGATCGCAAGGCCGGGTGCCAAGCTGGTATTCCTCGAACCAAATGCATACAACCCCCTCTATTATCTGCAAATCGCATTTACACCGGGCATGTCGTGGGAAGGCGACAAAGGTGTGGCGGACATGACCAAAAAGAAACTGTTCGACGCTATGGCTTACGCCGGTTGGAGCAATCCGAAGATCAAACGCTTCGGGTTTTACCCGCCGTTCCTGGCCAACAGCGGGTTTGGGCAAAAAAGCGAGCCGGTGCTGGAAAAAATTCCGGGGCTGAACAGCTTTTTGCCATTTCAGATTATCACGGCAGAAAAACGATAA
- the lepA gene encoding translation elongation factor 4 has protein sequence MKKIRNFCIIAHIDHGKSTLADRLLEFTKTVSQREMQAQLLDNMDLERERGITIKSHAIQMNYVYKGEEYILNLIDTPGHVDFSYEVSRSIAACEGALLLVDASQGTEAQTISNLYLAINHDLVIIPVLNKIDLPGAMPEEIKDEMVDLLGCDRGDIIPASGKEGIGIEDILNAIVERIPAPVGNPDGPLQALIFDSVFNSYRGIEVIFRVKNGSIRKGDKVKFMATGKEYIADEIGTLGLQQIPKQVVECGDVGYLISGIKVAKEVKVGDTFTHIDRPASEAIVGFSEVKPMVFAGIYPVDTSEFEELREAMEKLQLNDAALVWEPETSAALGFGFRCGFLGMLHMEIVQERLEREFDMTVITTVPSVQFRVLTTKEKLLNISAPSEMPEPNFIKYIEEPYINAQIITKSDYIGPILNLCMDKRGILKNQIYLTAERVELQFLIPLAEVVFDFFDKLKTISRGYASLDYELAGYQESDMVKLDVMLNGEAVDALSAIVHRSKSYEWGKKLCEKLRELIPRQMFEIAIQAAIGQKIIARETVKAMRKDVLAKCYGGDISRKRKLLEKQKKGKKRMRQVGSVEIPQEAFMAVLKIN, from the coding sequence ATGAAGAAAATCCGTAATTTTTGCATTATTGCCCATATTGATCACGGGAAAAGTACCCTGGCGGACCGTTTGCTGGAATTTACCAAAACAGTATCCCAGCGCGAAATGCAGGCGCAGCTCCTGGACAATATGGACCTGGAACGCGAAAGAGGCATCACCATCAAGAGCCACGCGATCCAGATGAACTATGTTTATAAAGGAGAAGAGTACATACTGAACCTGATCGACACCCCGGGGCACGTCGACTTTTCGTACGAAGTTTCCCGTTCCATTGCTGCCTGCGAAGGCGCATTGCTGCTCGTGGATGCTTCGCAAGGCACCGAGGCGCAAACGATCTCTAACCTCTACCTGGCGATCAACCACGACCTGGTGATCATCCCGGTACTGAACAAAATAGACCTTCCGGGCGCTATGCCGGAGGAAATCAAGGACGAGATGGTGGACCTGCTCGGCTGCGACCGCGGCGACATTATCCCGGCCAGCGGAAAGGAAGGAATCGGCATCGAGGACATCCTCAACGCAATCGTAGAACGCATTCCCGCGCCGGTGGGCAATCCCGATGGCCCATTGCAGGCTTTGATCTTCGATTCGGTTTTCAATTCCTACCGGGGTATCGAGGTTATCTTCCGGGTGAAAAACGGAAGCATCCGCAAAGGCGACAAAGTAAAGTTTATGGCGACCGGCAAGGAATATATCGCCGACGAAATCGGCACGCTCGGTTTGCAGCAGATCCCGAAGCAAGTGGTGGAATGCGGCGACGTAGGCTACCTGATTTCGGGAATTAAAGTTGCCAAAGAAGTAAAAGTGGGCGACACGTTCACGCACATCGACCGCCCTGCCAGCGAGGCCATTGTTGGCTTCTCGGAAGTGAAGCCGATGGTTTTTGCGGGCATTTACCCCGTGGATACCAGCGAGTTCGAGGAACTCCGCGAGGCGATGGAGAAATTGCAGCTGAACGACGCGGCGTTGGTTTGGGAACCGGAAACATCCGCAGCATTGGGCTTCGGGTTCCGTTGCGGCTTCCTCGGAATGCTGCACATGGAAATCGTGCAGGAGCGCCTGGAACGCGAGTTCGACATGACCGTGATCACGACCGTACCGTCGGTACAGTTCCGCGTACTTACGACCAAAGAAAAGTTACTGAATATCAGCGCGCCGTCGGAAATGCCGGAGCCGAATTTCATTAAATACATTGAAGAACCCTATATTAATGCACAGATCATCACAAAATCGGACTACATCGGACCGATCCTGAATTTGTGTATGGATAAGCGGGGTATTCTCAAAAACCAGATTTACCTCACCGCCGAACGTGTGGAACTGCAATTCCTGATCCCGCTGGCGGAAGTGGTTTTCGACTTTTTTGATAAACTCAAAACCATTTCGCGTGGCTACGCTTCACTCGACTACGAGCTGGCAGGCTACCAGGAATCCGACATGGTGAAGCTGGACGTGATGCTCAACGGCGAAGCTGTGGATGCGTTGTCGGCCATTGTTCACCGGTCCAAATCCTATGAATGGGGCAAGAAACTCTGCGAAAAACTGCGCGAGCTGATCCCGCGCCAGATGTTCGAGATCGCCATTCAAGCGGCCATCGGCCAGAAAATCATCGCCCGCGAGACTGTGAAGGCAATGCGGAAGGACGTTTTGGCCAAATGTTATGGCGGTGATATTTCGCGGAAACGCAAGCTTCTTGAAAAACAGAAGAAAGGAAAGAAAAGAATGCGGCAGGTTGGTAGCGTAGAAATTCCTCAGGAAGCATTTATGGCTGTTTTGAAAATCAACTAA
- a CDS encoding TetR/AcrR family transcriptional regulator: MAKAKKEALDLSTEEKIKEAAGVVFTKKGYGNARTRDIAEEAGINLALLNYYFRSKEKLFQIVMAERIDKLFGVLVPILNDASTTLEEKLEKITENYINMLLEHPDLPIFVLSEIRNNPDQLSNRLQAQKLLRESVFVKQLSERKTDINPIHFLMNLLGMNLFPFVAKPVLQPILGSEENYRQLMEQRKKLIPAWMKLMLDHS, from the coding sequence ATGGCGAAAGCGAAGAAAGAGGCACTGGACCTGAGTACCGAAGAGAAGATCAAGGAAGCGGCGGGCGTGGTATTTACCAAGAAAGGTTACGGCAATGCGCGTACGAGGGATATCGCCGAGGAGGCGGGCATTAACCTGGCGCTGCTCAACTACTATTTCCGGAGCAAGGAAAAGCTTTTCCAGATCGTGATGGCGGAGCGGATCGATAAGCTCTTCGGCGTACTGGTGCCGATCCTGAATGACGCCTCGACGACGCTGGAAGAGAAGCTTGAAAAGATCACGGAGAACTACATTAATATGCTCCTCGAACATCCCGACCTGCCGATTTTCGTGCTGAGCGAGATCCGCAACAATCCCGATCAGCTTTCGAACCGCTTGCAAGCCCAAAAGCTGCTGCGGGAATCGGTTTTCGTGAAGCAGCTGAGCGAACGCAAAACCGATATTAATCCGATCCATTTCTTGATGAACCTTCTGGGGATGAACCTGTTCCCATTTGTAGCGAAGCCGGTTTTACAGCCGATCCTCGGTAGCGAAGAAAACTACCGCCAGCTGATGGAGCAGCGGAAAAAGCTGATCCCGGCGTGGATGAAGCTGATGCTCGACCATTCCTGA
- a CDS encoding HTTM domain-containing protein yields the protein MHPHWNPFYIKEKAVVPELVLAVRLLACYLLLTGEVPFNGSQGTGRFYPLVGFLGDFGSDAQFNAGIRLVFLIGIAIVLCSHWVRLGALLVGLSFATGLLSCQTCISVAHLFTGCMFLCTALSNRVTGTDIVRFQLVVLYLGADLNKIFDADWWTGASMETLLVTKHQIPPYMAVAALFPPGFMSQITGISVILLQLGIAILLLKRERVAYAVFLALLLHLPMVVLMHITFGPFVFALVTAYGSQFTWPARLACDDRLHSPAVVRLLKKLDFNDQLADCPAAGRDLFIRWVRTGIDFISHPVVLFLAMLLVVLLIRYGQLVLLSVLVIAAACIYAWPQRGRAPAKPSAAERSSSVNF from the coding sequence ATGCACCCACATTGGAACCCATTTTATATCAAAGAAAAAGCGGTGGTGCCGGAGCTTGTCCTGGCGGTGCGGCTGCTGGCGTGTTACCTGCTGCTCACGGGTGAAGTGCCGTTCAATGGCAGTCAGGGTACCGGGCGCTTTTATCCGCTGGTCGGCTTCCTTGGCGACTTCGGTAGCGATGCGCAGTTCAATGCGGGCATCAGGCTGGTGTTTCTTATCGGCATTGCCATCGTTTTGTGTTCGCACTGGGTGCGCCTGGGGGCATTGCTGGTCGGACTGAGCTTTGCTACCGGCCTGCTGTCTTGCCAAACCTGCATTTCGGTGGCTCACCTGTTTACGGGCTGCATGTTCCTCTGCACGGCATTGAGCAACCGGGTGACGGGCACCGACATCGTGCGGTTCCAGCTGGTGGTGCTCTACCTCGGCGCCGATCTCAACAAAATCTTCGACGCCGACTGGTGGACGGGCGCAAGCATGGAAACACTGCTCGTCACGAAGCATCAGATTCCCCCCTACATGGCCGTGGCAGCGCTCTTCCCGCCGGGCTTTATGTCGCAGATCACGGGTATCAGCGTGATCCTTCTGCAACTGGGCATTGCGATATTGCTTTTAAAACGGGAAAGGGTTGCCTATGCCGTGTTTTTAGCGCTGTTGCTGCATTTGCCGATGGTCGTCCTGATGCACATTACATTCGGGCCGTTCGTGTTTGCGCTCGTGACGGCTTACGGCTCGCAATTTACCTGGCCCGCGCGGCTGGCCTGCGACGATCGCCTGCACAGTCCGGCGGTGGTGCGGTTACTGAAAAAACTGGATTTCAATGACCAGCTGGCCGATTGCCCGGCTGCCGGCCGGGATTTGTTTATCCGCTGGGTGCGAACGGGGATTGATTTTATTTCGCATCCCGTCGTGCTCTTCCTGGCCATGCTGCTGGTGGTACTACTGATACGTTACGGGCAGCTTGTGCTGCTGTCGGTTTTGGTGATTGCGGCGGCGTGTATCTACGCGTGGCCTCAGCGCGGACGGGCACCGGCAAAGCCGTCGGCTGCGGAACGATCCTCGTCCGTTAATTTTTAG
- a CDS encoding DUF6044 family protein, protein MSAKYRQYCLSAMLSVFFLYHAPYILLGQRAYFNAFDSLDSFVVWYRVVTQQGYAWAPPYAIIEPFLGGVPKFTLVTTYNIYYWLNLVLPTFEAYRFYIIFISAFALLGMWLLCRRHLGLNEWTSAFLALSFAFTPFLPTWGLSIAGQPLLLFAILNIRNGKPGKWDWLIVGAFPFASNFQSAGVFMLFALGVLIAHDIVMKLPYRRLLLAFVVLLAVYIVTKIDLIQNLLGGEGFESHRMEMRRFPASRLKVFARYFLLGNIDVALSLHTFILLPLICTVYVVFAFREKRLPKGLTATLLIITSICLYIAVLQWEFMVNLRNQSDLLRMFSMDRFHIFLQLLWHVAAAQAILLISTAYRNRIVAAVAMAQLLICFAYQPTYYERIVKSFIRIVPYHYIFTYEDYYAERMFGDIRSYIKKPVQTYRVASIGIPPAIAQYNQLWTIDGYSSNYPLSYKKKFRKIIAAELEKSEGNRGFFDFWGSMCTILYDQGLSYYEPYMTRSKAPASRDIVLSHAALRGLHCDYILSAENIRTPEKSGLSKLAIFNSPLWRVHLYEVAKGE, encoded by the coding sequence ATGAGCGCAAAATACCGGCAATATTGTCTCTCAGCGATGTTGTCGGTATTTTTTCTTTATCATGCGCCCTATATTCTTCTTGGTCAGCGCGCATATTTCAATGCATTCGATTCGCTCGACTCCTTCGTCGTATGGTACCGGGTTGTTACCCAGCAAGGTTATGCCTGGGCACCTCCCTACGCAATCATAGAACCTTTTCTGGGCGGAGTACCGAAATTCACGCTGGTAACCACTTACAACATTTATTATTGGCTAAACCTCGTTTTGCCGACCTTCGAGGCTTACCGTTTCTACATTATATTCATTAGTGCTTTTGCCCTGCTGGGCATGTGGCTCCTTTGCCGGCGCCACCTCGGGTTAAATGAATGGACATCCGCCTTTCTGGCGCTTTCGTTTGCATTCACCCCATTCCTGCCAACCTGGGGCCTTAGCATCGCCGGGCAACCGCTCCTACTTTTTGCCATTCTCAATATCCGCAATGGCAAACCCGGCAAATGGGACTGGCTCATCGTGGGTGCTTTCCCGTTTGCGTCTAATTTTCAGTCCGCAGGTGTTTTTATGCTTTTCGCATTAGGCGTGCTCATCGCGCACGACATCGTAATGAAATTGCCATATCGCCGCCTGCTGCTTGCATTCGTCGTTTTGCTGGCAGTTTACATTGTTACGAAAATAGATTTGATCCAAAATCTGCTGGGAGGCGAAGGTTTTGAGTCGCACCGAATGGAAATGCGTCGTTTTCCGGCTTCGCGGCTGAAAGTATTTGCGAGGTATTTCCTGCTGGGCAACATAGACGTAGCGTTATCCCTGCACACATTTATACTGCTGCCGCTGATCTGCACAGTATATGTAGTTTTTGCTTTTCGTGAAAAGCGTCTTCCCAAAGGCCTCACTGCGACGTTACTCATCATCACATCGATTTGCCTGTATATAGCCGTATTACAATGGGAATTTATGGTTAACCTGCGTAATCAGTCGGACCTGCTGCGCATGTTCAGTATGGACAGGTTTCATATTTTCCTGCAATTGTTATGGCATGTCGCGGCAGCACAGGCTATTCTTTTAATTTCGACTGCTTACCGCAATCGCATCGTCGCCGCCGTCGCAATGGCTCAACTTCTCATCTGCTTTGCGTACCAACCTACCTATTACGAGCGGATTGTAAAGTCATTCATAAGGATTGTCCCCTACCATTACATCTTCACCTACGAAGATTATTATGCCGAGCGCATGTTCGGGGATATCAGGTCTTACATTAAAAAGCCGGTGCAAACTTACCGCGTGGCGAGCATCGGAATCCCTCCTGCAATTGCTCAGTACAATCAGCTGTGGACCATTGATGGTTATTCCAGCAATTATCCTCTTTCCTACAAAAAGAAATTCAGGAAAATTATCGCGGCAGAACTTGAAAAAAGTGAAGGCAACCGAGGCTTCTTCGACTTTTGGGGCAGCATGTGCACAATCCTTTACGACCAGGGACTCTCCTACTACGAGCCTTACATGACCCGCTCGAAAGCGCCAGCCAGCCGCGACATCGTCCTTTCGCACGCGGCTTTGAGAGGTCTGCATTGCGACTACATTTTGTCTGCTGAAAACATCCGGACTCCCGAAAAATCGGGGTTGAGCAAACTGGCTATTTTTAACTCCCCGCTGTGGCGCGTCCATCTCTACGAAGTCGCTAAGGGTGAGTGA
- a CDS encoding TolC family protein, producing the protein MIIAGGLVLWVSHLKAQDAPLNIREAYRLARNNYPMIRQQGLIDKTRDYSVSNASKGFLPQLTVQGQATYQSAVTEFGLPVAIPGVEFPRISKDQYKVFGEVNQTIYDGGNVRTQVRSHEAGALVEARKLEVELYKLNDRVNQLFFGILMLDEQLKQNELLKKDIHLGIRKVQALIDNGTAFKSNANTLKAELLKADQRAIDLNASRKAYLEMLGLLTGQPLGNSAVLEKPVELAGTGEVNRPELELYDAQNRSLDIQSQLIDVRNRPKLNFFFQGGYGRPALNILSNGFDPYYITGVRLNWSLSGLYTIKKDRELVRNNRDAILLQKETFLFNTHLNAKQYHAELDRFRQLLTTDDELITLRESIKTTAAAQLENGVINTNDFLREVNAEDQARQNKILHGIQLLMAQYNLDNTLGTTIE; encoded by the coding sequence ATGATCATTGCAGGTGGTTTGGTGCTCTGGGTGAGCCACTTGAAAGCGCAGGATGCCCCGCTGAATATCCGGGAGGCGTACCGGCTGGCCCGGAACAATTACCCGATGATCCGCCAGCAGGGGTTGATCGACAAAACGCGTGACTATTCGGTCAGCAATGCTTCGAAGGGCTTCTTACCGCAGCTGACGGTGCAGGGCCAGGCTACTTACCAGTCGGCCGTGACGGAGTTCGGGCTGCCCGTCGCGATTCCGGGCGTGGAATTTCCGCGGATCAGTAAGGACCAGTATAAGGTGTTCGGCGAAGTGAACCAGACGATTTATGACGGCGGTAATGTCCGTACGCAGGTGCGCTCACACGAGGCTGGTGCGCTGGTGGAGGCCCGGAAGCTGGAAGTTGAACTCTACAAGCTGAACGACCGGGTGAACCAGCTGTTTTTTGGCATACTCATGCTGGACGAGCAGCTGAAACAGAACGAGTTGCTGAAAAAGGACATTCACCTCGGCATACGCAAAGTGCAGGCATTGATCGACAATGGGACGGCATTTAAAAGCAACGCCAACACATTGAAAGCGGAACTATTGAAAGCCGACCAGCGCGCCATCGACCTGAATGCGAGCCGGAAGGCTTACCTGGAAATGCTCGGGCTGCTGACCGGACAGCCGCTGGGAAATTCGGCGGTACTCGAAAAGCCGGTGGAACTCGCCGGAACTGGTGAGGTCAACCGCCCCGAGCTGGAACTGTACGATGCGCAGAACCGGAGCCTGGATATTCAGTCGCAGCTGATTGACGTGCGCAACCGTCCGAAGCTTAACTTCTTCTTTCAGGGCGGTTACGGCCGGCCGGCGTTGAACATCCTCAGCAATGGGTTTGATCCCTATTATATTACCGGCGTACGTTTGAACTGGTCATTATCAGGCCTATATACAATCAAGAAAGACCGGGAGCTGGTACGCAACAACCGGGACGCCATTCTGCTCCAAAAAGAGACATTCCTTTTCAACACCCATCTTAATGCAAAGCAGTACCACGCGGAGCTCGACCGGTTTCGCCAGCTGCTCACCACCGACGACGAGCTCATTACCCTCCGCGAAAGCATTAAAACAACAGCGGCTGCGCAGCTTGAAAACGGCGTGATCAACACCAATGATTTCCTGCGC